Below is a window of Calonectris borealis chromosome 25, bCalBor7.hap1.2, whole genome shotgun sequence DNA.
TACCTTTTTGGCCAGAACATTTATGTGCAGAGAAACAGCAAAGGCCTTGTGTCGCTTGGAGTCCTGTGTGTACAGGCGTTTTTTTGTGGCAAAGTGTCAGTCAGCTCCGCTTTCCCTGTGATACGCATtaggggtgctgtggggacaAGACCTTTCCAGCCTCTGGCAGTGTTTGTCACTAAAGGAAGGGGACAGCCTGTTCTGATGAGGACAGTGTCTgatggcagcagccctggggagccagcACATTGATCAGAGCAGAAAGCTAAATGGCAAACGCTTGGTTCACAGTTAAAGGAACCCCGTTCTGCTGCTAGGCAGCTATTCCCTCCCAGGTCCTGCTGACCGCCAGCAGCCCTTTGGCTGCCGCAAGACAGGGGAGATTAAGAGGCCGTGGGGCCCAGCGTGGTCTGCCCCAGCAGGAGGAACAGTTCCTTGTCGCAGAACAAGAACTGATAGCCATGGCTCTGCAACACCAGCTTCCCTGTGGTGTTACTGTAAGGAGAGGGGAGGACAGTGTGCGGGGTCTCCGATCACTTTGGGAACATAAGCACTGTCACCCACAAAAATGCTGTGAGATGGATGCTGGAGTCTGACTCTGGCAGTTTTGCCTAAAATgtctattttatttctgaagacttctatttttttcttcctaaacagCCCAAGTGACTAAAGATCCCCAGGATAGCCAGTGCCTGGCCTTGGACATGGAGTCAAAGCGCGCCGCACAGGCTCTTACCTGAATGGTAACAAAAGCTAAAAGgagtagttaaaaataaatcGCAAGTCCCTTGCTTGCAGGAGATGAATCCTGAGCAGAGAAATGAGGGGTGGCAGAGCAGCAACTGTCCTTATGGCCACCAAAGGTAGAGCAGGAGAAATGCTAATCCCCTGCACAGCCTCGTCACCAAGAGGATTAGGCAGGAGTTTATCGAGCCCAAGCAAGCGGCCAAGCAGCAGCCGAGAGCTGACACCAGGCAGGAGGGGCAGCAGCCGCCCCGGCCGCGTCGGGGAGGGGTCCGTGCGTGGTGCATCGCTGGGTAagggggcagagccggggagggggagcaggcaTCCCTGCTGAGCACGTGTCCCGCGTGCTGGGATCTGGCCCTGCAAATGCTCGTCCTCTCTTTCGTGAGCCTGGCACTCGGCGAGCCAGGCTGGACGCCGGTGTGTGGTGGTGCACCGCGCGTCCCTCCGGTGCGCAGAGCGTGGCGGGTGAGCGAGGCAGCGGCTCCCGGGGGCGCGGGCACATCACCTCCATCTCCTGGTCTGCAGGGGCCCCATGGGCAGGCAGCGCGGCCCGCCAGTGCCGAGGTGGAGACAGCTCCTGTGCGTCGGGTGCTGGTGGCTCCTGTCGCTCTCCGGGACGGCGCTCCAGGGGCTGCGGTGGCTCTGGAGGCTGGCGTGGGTTGGTACCCCTTCCCCAAGGGCCCTCACGCACTTGCGTTGGTTCCAAACGTGGCGCGTGTCCAGAAccaggggccgggcagggggtgggaggtgCTGCCCGGGCTCCGTCTCTGTACCAGGGGCTGTGGTTCGGTGTGGCCAGGGCAgcggaggggggaagggaggggttGCCACCCCATCATCCGGCAGCGTGACTGAGGGATTGGGACCCTCATCCTCCGGAGTTGGCTCTTGGCTCGAGGCACTGTATAGTTCTGTCCACCAAGAGCTCTGGGGACGTGGGGATATTGCTCCGGGCTCTGCGCTCCCCGGGGTGGGTTTGAGCCTGCCGCTCTCACCGTGCGGCCGCCGTCCTCTCCCCCAGTACCTGCTGATCTGCTACAAGAGCTGCTGGGACGGCGCCTTCCAGGTCACCGAGGAGGTAACTCCCCCAATGTGCCCCCACACCGCGGGGGCTGTGGAGGGCTCCGACCCACGGGACACAGCTGAGCCTGGTGACATGGTCTGTTGGGCGGCCCTGCAGTGCCAGCGGGGCTGTAGGTCCCcagggcacggcatggcatggtcAGTCGGTGCCGGGGGCCATCCAGGCTCGGCTGCCCATGTATGTGTCAGTCCCTGCTGTCTGTGGTGGCTTTCAGCTCGGCACGGCGCTGCAGATGAGGCTGGAAAGTGGCAGCGAGGGGAGTGAGGAGGACGGGGGCTCCACTTCTGCGCTGGAGTCGGAGCAGGCAGGTGGGTGCCCGGCACGGCGGTGCGGGCAGGCGGGGGTGTCCCTGGTGCAGAGGCTGGGCAGAGCCGGTGTTGTGGGGCACTGGCgggagcagagctgtggtgcCAGGGCAGTGGCGGAGCAGTGGCAGCGAGGCGACGCCAGCGAAgctgtgctggggaggctggaggcGCTGGAGGCCGACGTCCGCTTCCTCTGCACCGAGCTGGGCGCTGAGAAGCTGCTGTGGAGCAGCCGGttcctggagctgctgcaggagcagcaaggCCTGCGCCAGCGGGTGAGTCCCCCATGGGGGCCCCAGCCCCCTCGGTCCCCTCTGGTACCCTGGACCCTCATGGCCCATCCCAGCTGCAGGAACGCCCGTGGCGGTGGGACAGCAGCGACAGCCCCGAGCTGCCAGGGGAAGCGGAGGACCAACGTGCCAGTGGGAGCGATGGAGAGAGCCCGGCAGGTAGCATCGGGGGACTTGGGGGGATGGGGAGCCAGTGGTCAGGGAGGGGGGACCTGCCACCTGCAGCCAGACCTGGGGTGGGGCAACGTGCTGAGCTCTGCCAGTGAGCGGCGTGGGAAACCCACCAGGTCCCACCTGGGCACTAGTGGGCACTGGGCTGCCCTGGGAGGTACTTGGGAGGagggggtgctggggaagggtCAGGATGCTGGCTGCCCAACTCCAGGGGCAGGTGGCCCAGCCCTGGCTGGACCTGGCAAGAAGAAGCGACAGCGGTGCGGGGGCTCCATGGGGGCGGCTCCCGGCCCCCGCCGcacgcagagctgctgcctggggtCTGCTGCTGCCCCCGAGCCACCCCTGCACGGCTCCCAGTCCTGTGCACCAGTGACCAGTCACCGCCGGGAGCCCGGCTGGGTGctcctgcacctggcagagctccGGCCATCGCGTCCCCTCTCACCCTTTTGCTCTGTTAAAGGACGCCGGTGGATGGAACCACCCTGGCAGCCGGCCCCGTGCCCAGGCAGTCTTTTGGGGCCAGCGGCTCCATGACAGGCAGAAAATGTAAGTGAAGGTGCAAGCAGGGTGTTGGCGAGACAGGAAGGAGCCACAtatccctccctgccccggcaccgcagGACACAGGCCATGACAGCACGGTCCCGGTTGCATTCTTGTGTCCCTGTTCGTGCCTCCATCCCTCAGTTCCAGCcgggccctgccccgccctgcctgTTCAGCAGAACTGCAGCCATTTCCGAGAAGCAGGAACCATCcgggaggcagctccaggcaaGCCGCTGCCTCCTGCGCTGCCCAGGGCAGGTCACAGCTGCCCCGTGCCCACGGCCACCCCCGGGGCTGCCTGTGCCTGGGCACATTGTCTCTGGTGGAGCCCAGCAAGGAGCATCTTCCTGATCCATTGCAACTTGTTGGGAGCTTCCAGGAGCGAAGAGTAAGGCCACTGCCAGCTCTCGGAGACACTGGGGCCATGGATGGACTGCAAAACCCAAGTGCTGCCCCGTTTACTTCCTCGTTGGCCAGATAAGTCCCCTCCGTCAGCTGTGCCGCACACGTGGCAACTCTCAGCCAGCTCCTTGCGACAGCACTTACGGGGGGGAACCGGCTCTCCTGGGGTGGCCGAGGGGCCCTCATCCGCAGAGAAAGGCTCAGCCGGGGATGCTGTGCCGAGTGGAGCAGGCTCCGAGCTGCACCGACCGCACGGGGCACACCTGAGGAAACCCACCTCTGCCTCCAAAGAGCCATGTTGGGCCGGTCAGCCCCAGCCCCgcaaagggagaggaagcagctggGGAGGCCTGGAGGAGGGCGCTGAGCCTCCCACCCCAGGAGGGCAGATCTGGCATGGCCGCAGGCCCCCACGGGTGGCAGGATCAGCCTCAGGCTCCTGCATGATGCGCAGGGGTGAGGGGCCACCCTGTGCCCAAGCCTTGGTCCTGCCTCGGGGGGCTGCGTGCTGCTCCCACCCTGCCAAGGACTGCCCCCAGGGCTGCCAGccgctgctctgctgctgcaaaataCAGGCACCCACTTTcctcttggttttgtttgcttggtctTTCCACTCACAGCTGTGCCACCACCGCGCTGCAAagaccccggccccgcagctctttggggagggggtgccaaGACGAGCTCTTGCTGAAGCAGAGAGGGGGCCGGTCCCCACCCCGTGGCAGCCGAGGGCTGGCCCCGAGCGGTGTGTGCCGCAGAGGTGATTCAGTCAGGGAAGTGTTCGCTGCAAGCGGGAACTGTGCTGCTGGGGGGAGCGTGCGGCAGCAGCACTTCCCGCCTGGGGGGTAATCCTGCCTTGCGAGAAGGCTATGCAAACCAGCCACTCCTTGCCAAGAGATGGGCAAACTCTTTTCATCGCTGTCCCCACTGCTCAAAACATGTCTCGCCAGCCCTGTGTGCACAGCCCTTCCCTGCAGGCCCTGGCACTGCGCTGTCTGCCACCGCCAGCTGCCTACACCCTTGGCAGCGGTGACCCCTCAAGTGTCTGGCACTTAATAACTCCCAACAAGTGCCAGGTAAGGGGGGAACAGAGCTACTTGCTGGCAAGTGGCCTattgcaggagctgcagctgccccTGAGACAAGGCAGCCACAAATATAGGGCATCTGCCCTCTGCCACGGGCAGCACAAGGCTCCTGCTGTCACTGCCGGCACGACCTACAGGCGCAGCTCGCTGTGCAGCACCGTGCACGTGCACCAAGCCCCCAGCCTGTGCGTTAGGCAGGGAACAAACTGCTGAACGATTTTGCGCCCATAACGCTCCCTGCTTCCCAAGCAGGGCAGATGCCCTGATCCACCGCACAGGCAGGCGGCTTCCTCTGGGACAGGCCAGAGGAAACTCCAGtttctcctgccttcctccagcTGGTGCTCGCTGTGGGCTGCAGTTTTCACTTGGGATGAGTGCAAAGAGCCCCCCATGGCACATGGCTGAGGGTCAGCCAGTGACGCTGCTCCTCGCGGTCCTGCAGCCCTGAGAACTGGCCTCCAGCACTAAGGCTTTTATGGGCAGGCTTTCATTCTGTTTTTATTGCCAGCACCAGGTAGACTTGTCTGATGCTGCTTGGGAAGTAACCCTGCAATGCTGTGGAATGGCTGCCATGACCCTGggcctgctgctgtccccagggccctggaGAGCACATGGAAACCATGCTCACAGCCCCGactgcagccccagggagctggcCGGGTGCAGGGACTGGGGACAGGCTCCTACGAGCAGGGATTGTTCCTCCCAACATGCCCATGCAACGCCCCGCGCCATCAGGGCACTGATGCAATGCAAATAACAGCAGCCTGACTCATCCTGCACCTACCTGGCTCCTGCACGGTGTCTGAGGTGGGACAGCCCCATGCTTCTTAGAAACACCAAAATAAATCAGGTCCTGTGAACAAGCCACTCCTGCTGCAGCAAAACCCCTGCCCCAAACTGGCCGTCCCCTCTCCCACAGGAATCACAGCAGCATCCACGCAGACACCTCAGGATCACTGGCGGTGTCAGACAGCAGCTTTACAGCGATGCAACaaggtcccagccctgctgcagccacgGCTCAGCTCTCCGGAGGCAATCCATGGGGCTGTGCTGGAaatcccctgccagccccactcTGCTCAGCgactctgccatgggcagggttcAGGAGGTGGAGGGTGAAATCAAGCAACATTAGCTACATTTGCCAACATTTCCTCGCCACTGGAGCAGCCCCCCGTGGGTGGGCAGCCCCCACTCTCACCACACAGCCTCCGAGTGAGGCAATAGCTGCCTCGCAGGCTGCGGAAACCTTTCCCCCGGGCCAACACGCCATGCAAATCCTCCTGACCTATTGCTCAACCAGATGCTGTATTAACTCCAAAACATTTGTGCAATGCGGGCTTTGGGGGGCGTGGGGGAGGCACGCCGGGCCACAGGGAAGCTCAGGGCTGCTTCTCGCTCATAGCCAGTGGCTTCGCCAGGAGggctgagctggctgctgccaCCCCAATCGCTGCAGCAAGGGGTTTAGCTTTGCTCGGGGCGGTCTGCTCAAGGAGAAACTGAGACAGCAAGAAAGCTCTTCTGCTGCCCTCGTGCAACTCCTTAAGGGAAAACTTTCCACGGGCAAACCCTGGCCTTAGGAGCACAAGGTGCTCAGGGGCTAAACCCCACGGCACCAAGGAAGGCTGGTGACAGGCAAACTGAAAAATGCGTGGCTGGAGGGTGAGCACTGACGGGTACCTGCACAGGCAGCACTCTGCCATCCCCAGCACACCACCGGCCtctgcctgcttccctgccctcTGGCGGGACCCAGACCCTCTCCTGCTGCACCTTTCTGTTCACTTCGGTGCAACATTTGCTCTGTGGAGTTACTCGCTTCCTGCGTTTCTGTCTTACAGCAAGAACGTATCCCAAACCGCCTCTGAAACACAcagtgcagagctgctgccatgCTCGGGCCACCTCGtcctcttcctttctgcagcCTCACGGTTCGGCTTGATGCTGAACCTGCTTCCTTGTAAGGTGGCCTGCCCCAGAGGGGTGGCATCGCCGCAGCCCCCACGTGACACCGCACACACGTGTGCTTC
It encodes the following:
- the LOC142093027 gene encoding uncharacterized protein LOC142093027 isoform X2, with product MGRQRGPPVPRWRQLLCVGCWWLLSLSGTALQGLRWLWRLAWYLLICYKSCWDGAFQVTEELGTALQMRLESGSEGSEEDGGSTSALESEQAGGCPARRCGQAGVSLVQRLGRAGVVGHWREQSCGARAVAEQWQRGDASEAVLGRLEALEADVRFLCTELGAEKLLWSSRFLELLQEQQGLRQRVSPPWGPQPPRSPLVPWTLMAHPSCRNARGGGTAATAPSCQGKRRTNVPVGAMERARQDAGGWNHPGSRPRAQAVFWGQRLHDRQKISSRALPRPACSAELQPFPRSRNHPGGSSRQAAASCAAQGRSQLPRAHGHPRGCLCLGTLSLVEPSKEHLPDPLQLVGSFQERRVRPLPALGDTGAMDGLQNPSAAPFTSSLAR
- the LOC142093027 gene encoding uncharacterized protein LOC142093027 isoform X1, coding for MGRQRGPPVPRWRQLLCVGCWWLLSLSGTALQGLRWLWRLAWVGTPSPRALTHLRWFQTWRVSRTRGRAGGGRCCPGSVSVPGAVVRCGQGSGGGKGGVATPSSGSVTEGLGPSSSGVGSWLEALYSSVHQELWGRGDIAPGSALPGVGLSLPLSPCGRRPLPQYLLICYKSCWDGAFQVTEELGTALQMRLESGSEGSEEDGGSTSALESEQAVAEQWQRGDASEAVLGRLEALEADVRFLCTELGAEKLLWSSRFLELLQEQQGLRQRVSPPWGPQPPRSPLVPWTLMAHPSCRNARGGGTAATAPSCQGKRRTNVPVGAMERARQDAGGWNHPGSRPRAQAVFWGQRLHDRQKISSRALPRPACSAELQPFPRSRNHPGGSSRQAAASCAAQGRSQLPRAHGHPRGCLCLGTLSLVEPSKEHLPDPLQLVGSFQERRVRPLPALGDTGAMDGLQNPSAAPFTSSLAR